In Patescibacteria group bacterium, a single window of DNA contains:
- a CDS encoding discoidin domain-containing protein encodes MIKRKQVFLYFLSVILVVVSIVYLPFVNGFFQQDEWNLFGVFTVFRGLGQNFFLQDFIKGSGLHFVPLANIFSYLEFSLLKLNFVEYAFTSIFFHVLATALVFAFVSLLINNKRFGLLSALFFGISNAGNQATTWVVANVSVQGAVIFSVLSLIFFIKFAKSANKISYYISYFLLVISLLFKENAIAFFVFLPITFYLYANKDLRKKYFYPLFIFVTGVFYGLIKVFMILHASVSGTAGSQSKLAILYNLITFPLKGLVQTIIPVDLELSVAKSIALIFPEKVRGFFATTQFDIFVQKRVLEMLTFVFFLIIVFICFFIYKKIEDKNIKKGIIFAFIFVLINSFIYALSPDRVGIIPIVDSRNLYFLTIGSSILISICIYFVYLYNTKVAFLISFLFLVLNIFYLNKNIRNVTMDGVLRKNILDTIKKDYPILPEKTIVFTQSDSSFYGLPENTKIMPFQSGFGQTLLVWYQEEENFPKEFFENNFLWNIDSEGYMESNGKGFGYFRNFGDMMNYISTSNLDKNNVIAFDFNSSNDVLTDITQEMRGRIEGFEAKKRILNPNQIKIFSSSNKDGLNKILDRNEKTFWDSKLPYSNYQYLLLSFNKPHAVARLTIDSYNNVNQLNVGYRIEISNDNKNWQEVFENRSDGSENGKVDIYFKPISAKYIKIEQIGNDNYTDWVINELTVYEKY; translated from the coding sequence ATGATTAAGCGCAAACAAGTTTTTTTATATTTTTTGTCTGTTATTTTAGTAGTTGTTTCTATTGTTTATTTACCTTTCGTAAACGGTTTTTTTCAGCAGGATGAATGGAATTTATTTGGAGTTTTTACAGTTTTTAGGGGATTAGGACAAAATTTCTTTCTGCAAGATTTTATAAAAGGATCGGGCTTGCATTTTGTTCCTCTTGCCAATATATTTTCATATCTTGAATTTTCGCTACTTAAACTAAATTTTGTAGAATATGCTTTTACTAGTATTTTTTTTCATGTTCTGGCAACTGCTCTGGTTTTTGCTTTTGTTAGTTTGTTGATTAATAATAAGAGATTTGGATTATTATCAGCGCTTTTCTTTGGAATTTCTAATGCAGGAAATCAAGCTACTACATGGGTTGTTGCTAATGTCAGTGTTCAGGGAGCAGTAATTTTTTCGGTGTTATCGCTTATCTTTTTTATTAAATTTGCTAAATCTGCAAATAAAATTTCTTATTATATTTCTTATTTTTTATTAGTAATATCTCTTCTTTTTAAGGAAAATGCAATTGCGTTTTTTGTATTTTTACCAATAACTTTTTATTTGTACGCAAATAAAGATTTAAGAAAAAAATATTTTTATCCACTTTTTATTTTTGTGACAGGAGTGTTTTACGGATTAATTAAAGTATTTATGATTTTGCACGCTTCGGTTTCTGGGACTGCTGGTTCTCAATCTAAACTTGCAATTTTATATAATTTGATAACATTTCCCTTAAAAGGACTTGTCCAGACGATTATTCCTGTTGATTTGGAACTTTCTGTTGCAAAAAGTATTGCATTAATTTTTCCTGAGAAAGTTCGGGGTTTTTTTGCAACAACTCAGTTTGATATTTTTGTACAAAAAAGAGTATTAGAAATGTTAACTTTTGTATTTTTTTTAATTATAGTTTTTATTTGTTTCTTTATTTATAAAAAGATAGAAGATAAGAATATTAAAAAAGGAATTATTTTTGCGTTTATTTTTGTATTGATAAATAGTTTTATTTATGCACTTTCTCCAGACAGAGTTGGGATAATTCCTATTGTTGATTCTAGAAATCTGTATTTTTTAACAATTGGTTCTTCGATATTAATTTCAATTTGTATTTACTTTGTTTATTTATATAACACAAAGGTTGCTTTTTTAATTTCATTTTTATTTTTGGTTTTAAACATTTTTTATTTAAATAAAAACATAAGAAATGTGACAATGGATGGTGTATTGAGGAAAAATATATTGGATACGATTAAAAAGGACTACCCGATTCTTCCTGAAAAAACAATTGTTTTTACGCAATCAGATAGTTCGTTTTATGGATTGCCTGAAAACACGAAAATTATGCCATTTCAATCAGGTTTTGGACAAACTCTTTTAGTTTGGTATCAAGAAGAAGAAAATTTTCCGAAGGAGTTTTTTGAAAATAATTTTTTATGGAATATTGATTCAGAAGGTTATATGGAAAGTAACGGGAAAGGTTTTGGTTACTTTAGAAATTTTGGAGATATGATGAATTATATTAGTACAAGTAATCTTGATAAAAATAATGTAATTGCTTTTGATTTTAATTCATCAAATGATGTCTTGACCGATATCACGCAGGAAATGAGAGGGAGAATAGAAGGTTTTGAGGCAAAGAAAAGAATTTTAAATCCAAATCAAATAAAAATTTTTTCTTCGAGTAATAAAGATGGACTGAATAAAATACTTGATAGAAATGAAAAAACTTTTTGGGATTCAAAATTACCATATTCAAATTATCAATATTTACTTCTCTCTTTTAATAAGCCACATGCTGTTGCTCGTCTTACTATTGATTCGTATAATAACGTGAATCAGCTTAATGTTGGTTATAGAATTGAAATCTCTAACGATAATAAAAATTGGCAAGAGGTTTTCGAAAATAGAAGCGATGGAAGCGAGAATGGTAAAGTGGATATTTATTTCAAGCCAATTAGTGCAAAATATATTAAAATTGAACAAATAGGAAATGATAACTATACGGATTGGGTAATTAATGAATTGACTGTTTATGAGAAATATTAA
- a CDS encoding class I SAM-dependent methyltransferase yields the protein MNVNTFKQEYFKNRKWKCAPKKIVNSVVSEVMSVACEILPSHKSLTVLDIGCGQGEYSIEFSKYARKVVGVGPDFDSYKEAVKFRRKTKSKVTFINCPVEKYKTKSSFDIVLSLTTVEHMSHVEKSFKRIFELLKPGGFIYLTAPNKWWPYEYHYRLYFLSWLPLKLANFYVKTYGHRSSYEDSAYSKSYFGMKSLFDKFDCTYEFVLPRDLNSSYIGCGEQSFFYIQLSRSLD from the coding sequence ATGAATGTAAATACATTCAAGCAAGAATACTTTAAAAATAGGAAATGGAAGTGCGCACCTAAAAAGATTGTAAATTCCGTAGTGAGCGAAGTTATGTCAGTTGCTTGTGAAATTTTGCCTTCTCACAAGTCTTTAACGGTTCTTGATATTGGTTGTGGGCAAGGAGAATATTCTATTGAATTTTCGAAGTATGCCCGAAAAGTAGTTGGAGTTGGGCCTGATTTTGATTCTTATAAAGAAGCTGTGAAATTCAGAAGAAAAACAAAATCGAAAGTTACCTTTATAAATTGTCCCGTTGAAAAATATAAAACTAAATCTAGTTTTGATATTGTTTTAAGCTTAACAACTGTTGAACATATGTCTCATGTCGAGAAATCCTTTAAAAGGATATTTGAGTTATTAAAACCGGGAGGGTTTATTTATTTGACGGCGCCAAATAAATGGTGGCCTTATGAATATCACTACAGGTTGTATTTTCTGTCCTGGTTACCACTTAAATTGGCAAATTTTTATGTAAAAACATATGGTCATAGAAGTTCGTATGAAGATAGTGCATATTCTAAATCTTATTTTGGTATGAAATCGTTGTTTGATAAATTTGATTGTACTTATGAGTTTGTTCTTCCTAGAGATTTAAATTCTTCGTATATTGGTTGTGGTGAACAAAGTTTTTTTTATATACAACTTTCAAGAAGTTTGGATTGA
- a CDS encoding glycosyltransferase family 2 protein: protein MNYKTKLLPKVSIIILSFNGENYLVDCLSSIRKQNYPKNKIEIVVVDNGSKDKSVEIARKFKCKVLIKPKTDIYENWVFGMKIITGDFVYMVDQDIELRDKNFIKKMVRPLFEDESISGSYTRAYPNKKMSWINRYLSYQPSMCDPLYEFLTPSIQSSVVKKNKNYELCVFNDTNINAESRMLYRLSVFKKTPNWKAKRLFDHDILVSTVKLGFNKFAYVPAAGFYHYHAKDFRSLLRKRVRNLKIHFFPYQSLLQYKWVDSKQKKQVLRLFLWVIYANLFFPAFLKGVYKTLKYKDVVLLMEPMVVIIITDFVLFSFLTDKRGRKIVFSWLKL, encoded by the coding sequence GTGAATTATAAAACAAAACTATTGCCAAAAGTATCAATTATAATTTTGTCTTTTAATGGTGAAAATTACTTAGTTGATTGTCTTTCTTCGATAAGGAAGCAAAATTATCCAAAAAACAAGATTGAAATTGTTGTAGTTGATAATGGAAGCAAGGATAAAAGTGTCGAGATAGCGCGAAAGTTTAAGTGTAAAGTTTTGATTAAACCGAAAACTGATATTTATGAAAACTGGGTTTTTGGAATGAAGATTATTACAGGAGATTTTGTTTATATGGTTGATCAGGATATTGAACTTAGAGATAAGAATTTTATTAAAAAGATGGTGAGGCCACTTTTTGAGGATGAAAGTATTTCTGGAAGTTATACTAGAGCTTATCCAAATAAGAAGATGTCTTGGATAAATCGCTATTTATCTTATCAGCCATCAATGTGTGATCCTTTATACGAATTTCTAACACCCTCAATCCAAAGTTCTGTTGTTAAAAAAAATAAAAATTACGAACTATGTGTATTTAATGATACAAATATTAATGCAGAATCAAGGATGCTCTATCGACTTTCTGTATTTAAAAAAACGCCGAATTGGAAAGCCAAGAGACTTTTTGATCATGATATTTTAGTATCTACAGTTAAACTTGGATTTAATAAATTTGCATATGTTCCTGCAGCTGGATTCTATCATTATCATGCAAAAGATTTTAGAAGTTTATTACGAAAGAGAGTTAGAAATTTGAAAATTCATTTTTTTCCATATCAAAGCTTGTTGCAATATAAGTGGGTGGATTCTAAACAAAAAAAACAAGTTTTGAGGCTCTTTTTGTGGGTCATATATGCTAATTTATTTTTCCCAGCTTTTTTAAAAGGTGTTTACAAAACACTCAAATATAAAGATGTTGTTTTGTTAATGGAGCCAATGGTGGTGATTATCATAACAGATTTTGTTCTGTTTTCTTTTTTGACTGATAAACGTGGAAGAAAAATTGTTTTTTCGTGGTTAAAATTATGA
- a CDS encoding sugar nucleotide-binding protein, with protein MKSNLKRILVTGANGAVASDVVPVLLSRGYRVLATDIDCPSDSPFKLEYMDIRKPREIESVFRKFKPQCVIHLAAEVDVELCEIDEKHAMETNTQGTRNIADACKKHKAIMVFASSVGVFDGKKKKAYDETDIPRPINVYGKSKYEAEKYVQEELRKYFIVRFGWMMGGVEKDKKFVVKILKLIRKGVKTLDVVKDKKGTPVYTLDLAETIANLITTDDWGIYHIACLGTATRFDVAKQILLEIKRKDIKLNAVLTAGVNKIFFAPRPDNESVDTTKIRQKFPGILRDWKDALHDYLGTAAGFNISENEPKVTIIICLYIVNDRFFKDLRKFKKLKYKNFELIVVADKPVEIPKLGFPTRVVLTGKERTGVGEKRDAALSMAKGDIIAYIDDDAYPYPEWLANAVLDFKHPRVGAVGGPNITPNEDSFWAKIGGYIYESYLMSGGAQYRFIPTKKQTVNELQGVNLIIRKDILKKIGGFSTKLFSGDDTKVCYSIRLLGYDVLYDPDVKVHHHRREFPIKHLRQVRTMGTHRGYFVKEYTETSLHPIYFLPSLFAIFYFLLLILGFLNSTFFIFWILCNLVFLSLGVLSLYKRVGITNSVISSFGILITHLTYGFFFLKGLIFVDKL; from the coding sequence ATGAAAAGCAATTTAAAAAGAATTTTAGTGACTGGGGCTAACGGAGCTGTTGCAAGTGATGTTGTCCCTGTTCTTTTGTCACGTGGTTATAGGGTTTTGGCTACTGATATTGATTGTCCTTCTGACTCTCCTTTTAAGCTTGAGTACATGGATATCCGAAAGCCTCGAGAGATAGAAAGCGTTTTTAGAAAATTTAAACCGCAATGTGTTATTCATCTTGCTGCAGAAGTTGATGTTGAACTTTGTGAAATTGATGAAAAACACGCAATGGAAACGAATACACAAGGTACAAGAAATATTGCCGATGCATGTAAAAAACATAAAGCCATAATGGTTTTTGCAAGTTCTGTAGGGGTTTTTGATGGCAAGAAAAAAAAGGCTTATGACGAGACAGATATACCCAGGCCAATTAACGTTTATGGAAAGAGTAAGTATGAAGCAGAAAAATACGTACAGGAAGAGTTAAGAAAATATTTTATAGTTCGATTTGGTTGGATGATGGGTGGTGTTGAAAAGGATAAAAAGTTTGTTGTTAAGATTTTGAAATTAATTAGAAAGGGAGTCAAAACACTTGATGTTGTTAAAGATAAAAAAGGAACTCCAGTTTATACATTAGATCTTGCTGAAACAATTGCAAATTTAATTACAACTGATGATTGGGGAATTTATCATATTGCCTGTCTTGGAACAGCAACAAGATTTGATGTTGCGAAACAAATTCTTTTAGAAATAAAGCGCAAGGATATTAAATTAAATGCGGTACTGACTGCTGGTGTTAATAAAATATTTTTTGCACCAAGGCCTGATAATGAATCAGTTGATACAACGAAGATTCGTCAGAAGTTTCCGGGAATACTTCGTGATTGGAAAGATGCGCTCCACGACTATCTGGGGACTGCTGCTGGATTTAATATAAGCGAAAATGAACCCAAGGTAACAATTATTATTTGTTTGTATATTGTTAATGACAGATTTTTTAAAGATCTTAGAAAATTTAAAAAATTAAAATATAAAAATTTTGAATTAATTGTAGTAGCAGATAAACCAGTAGAAATTCCAAAGCTTGGTTTTCCAACTAGAGTTGTTTTAACTGGCAAAGAAAGAACAGGCGTAGGTGAAAAAAGAGATGCAGCATTGTCTATGGCAAAAGGAGATATTATTGCATACATTGATGATGACGCTTATCCTTATCCAGAATGGCTAGCTAATGCAGTTTTAGATTTTAAGCATCCAAGAGTTGGAGCCGTCGGTGGTCCAAATATTACACCTAATGAAGATTCGTTTTGGGCGAAAATTGGTGGATATATTTATGAATCATATCTGATGAGCGGCGGAGCTCAATACCGCTTTATACCTACAAAAAAACAAACAGTAAATGAATTACAAGGGGTTAATTTGATTATTCGTAAAGATATTCTTAAAAAGATTGGTGGTTTTTCGACTAAACTTTTTAGTGGTGATGATACAAAAGTTTGTTATAGTATCAGACTCTTAGGATACGATGTTTTGTATGATCCTGATGTAAAAGTACATCACCATCGTCGCGAATTTCCAATAAAACATCTAAGGCAAGTAAGGACGATGGGTACACACCGGGGTTATTTTGTTAAAGAATATACAGAAACTTCATTGCATCCAATTTACTTTTTACCTAGTTTGTTTGCAATTTTTTATTTTCTTTTGTTAATTTTGGGTTTTTTAAATTCAACATTTTTTATTTTTTGGATACTGTGTAATTTAGTCTTTCTGAGTTTGGGTGTTTTATCACTTTATAAAAGAGTTGGTATTACAAATTCAGTTATATCTTCGTTTGGAATATTGATAACACATTTAACTTATGGATTTTTTTTCTTAAAAGGGCTCATTTTTGTGGATAAACTTTAA
- a CDS encoding glycosyltransferase family 39 protein: MTKRILIFILILAAVLRITGVYPGYHPNHADEVNIFSQAVNILKTGSVQEIRFEYPPLPAYINFLSFKFIFIPLSWIKYYANNLGQIIDGTFLPNLQNNILGNGDINAMFWARTVTAIFGVGIVFLIYKISEKLFNKNVGLVAAFLVTVNYRQVLNSHFGLPDIYNAFFLCLSFFLTIRVWKKPDFKNYLIAAIGCGLAFSTKYQFFSFLPLFIIHIFRVLEQKDLKRKLKTLFDPSAISVPFVILFVFLILNPYFIIQFDIAKTQLEYAALKYRYGKDFLDFYPISYLYKYGIGQITSILVLIGTFFLFTKSNFRKGILLFSVILEFAIYLLYVTGGGFYTRNFVSITPLILIIPAVFLERLLNYKKYFGIIIFSLLVVFAGYENLNKDYVLDVNYLKPWNQDVLQTWITYHLPSNAKIAAHSSVPLENSQTRLDFDLDSAFDIYEFKNEGADFAIANYEWTTNDFYWWMTQNTQKSLKYWNAPTQILNETFTGMAMHEIEDFGIYSLIKPAFAPDANFLVAKLPDYKVTNKILIRNFDFKSGENGWTKIGNNLSYTNGNLVIQKGGIADPYVRWISPKINISNQNGFEIDYKIKTADDIGQKREGFLFVEFFNDKNDEIGVRLSSRNDVFNKYTDAGFVGEIPSGASYAKIGFQVYKAENANVYLSDVKIYKADVINLNSSGVKHIDIPDDIFYPISQGNM; encoded by the coding sequence ATGACTAAACGCATTTTAATTTTTATTTTAATCCTTGCGGCTGTTTTGAGAATTACTGGTGTTTATCCTGGGTATCATCCGAATCACGCTGATGAGGTAAATATTTTTTCTCAAGCAGTTAATATTTTAAAAACTGGAAGTGTTCAAGAAATTAGATTTGAATATCCTCCACTACCTGCTTACATAAACTTTTTGAGTTTTAAATTTATTTTCATTCCTCTTAGTTGGATAAAATATTATGCCAATAATCTTGGACAAATAATTGATGGCACTTTTTTACCAAACTTGCAAAATAATATTTTAGGAAATGGAGATATTAATGCGATGTTTTGGGCGAGAACTGTTACAGCAATTTTTGGAGTAGGAATTGTATTTTTAATTTATAAAATTTCCGAAAAATTATTTAACAAAAATGTTGGTTTGGTAGCCGCTTTTTTGGTTACTGTAAATTACAGGCAAGTTCTAAATAGCCATTTTGGGCTTCCTGATATTTATAATGCCTTTTTTCTTTGTTTGTCTTTTTTTCTTACAATTCGTGTTTGGAAAAAACCCGATTTTAAAAATTATTTAATTGCTGCAATTGGCTGCGGATTAGCTTTTTCTACTAAATATCAGTTCTTTTCGTTCCTGCCGCTTTTTATTATTCATATTTTCCGAGTGCTTGAACAAAAAGATTTAAAAAGAAAGCTAAAAACTTTATTTGACCCATCTGCGATTTCTGTACCCTTTGTTATTTTATTTGTTTTTTTGATTTTAAATCCCTATTTTATTATTCAATTTGATATTGCTAAAACACAACTTGAATATGCTGCTTTGAAGTATAGATATGGGAAAGACTTTCTTGATTTTTATCCTATTTCTTATTTGTATAAATACGGCATTGGACAAATAACTTCTATTTTGGTTTTAATAGGAACTTTTTTTCTTTTTACCAAAAGTAATTTTAGAAAAGGAATTCTTTTGTTTAGTGTTATTTTGGAATTTGCGATTTATTTACTATATGTAACCGGTGGCGGATTTTATACACGAAACTTTGTTTCTATTACGCCGCTTATTTTGATTATTCCGGCTGTCTTCCTTGAGAGATTATTGAATTATAAAAAATATTTTGGAATTATTATTTTTTCACTTTTGGTTGTTTTCGCTGGTTACGAAAATTTAAACAAAGATTATGTGTTGGATGTTAATTACTTAAAACCATGGAATCAAGATGTGTTGCAAACATGGATAACATACCACTTGCCAAGCAACGCCAAAATTGCTGCGCATTCGTCTGTGCCGCTTGAAAATTCTCAGACTCGTCTTGATTTTGATCTTGATTCGGCATTTGATATTTATGAATTTAAAAATGAAGGAGCCGATTTCGCGATTGCTAATTACGAATGGACAACAAATGATTTTTACTGGTGGATGACGCAAAATACGCAAAAATCGCTTAAATATTGGAATGCGCCGACACAAATTCTTAACGAAACGTTTACCGGAATGGCAATGCACGAAATCGAAGATTTTGGAATATATTCACTTATTAAACCAGCATTTGCACCTGATGCAAACTTTTTAGTTGCGAAGTTACCAGATTATAAGGTCACAAATAAAATTTTAATTCGCAATTTTGATTTTAAAAGTGGTGAAAATGGTTGGACAAAAATCGGAAATAATTTATCTTACACAAATGGCAATTTAGTTATTCAAAAAGGTGGGATCGCTGACCCCTATGTAAGATGGATTTCTCCAAAAATTAATATTAGTAATCAAAATGGATTTGAAATTGACTATAAAATTAAAACTGCAGATGATATTGGTCAAAAGAGAGAAGGTTTCCTCTTTGTGGAATTTTTCAATGATAAGAATGATGAAATCGGAGTAAGGCTTTCTTCTAGAAATGATGTTTTTAATAAATATACAGATGCGGGTTTTGTTGGAGAAATTCCGTCAGGAGCAAGTTATGCGAAAATCGGATTTCAAGTTTATAAAGCAGAGAATGCAAATGTATATTTGAGTGATGTAAAAATTTATAAGGCAGATGTTATTAATTTAAATTCAAGTGGAGTAAAACACATTGATATTCCAGACGATATTTTTTATCCGATTAGTCAGGGAAATATGTGA
- a CDS encoding class I SAM-dependent methyltransferase yields the protein MIEILQKIIAIFMDYIVGESFVQKKLKNKNVKKIIDLYAKTDYTKSFVKFRFWFGPLYEVNNLTPKFGTILDIGSGEGILANFLALNNVKRKVVGVEINKDRIKEANKGLKNTKFIAKSAFSATLPKADAIVVSHVMHHLGSMKLQEKLLDVVYKKLKKNGKFILAEVDREFSLRYLFGFFADTVPIPIFFEKKLFDFKIYHRSKKDWTKLLKKHGFKIVYQKNTEDRAYPEVIFVAIKND from the coding sequence ATGATTGAAATCTTGCAAAAAATAATTGCTATTTTTATGGATTATATTGTTGGTGAATCGTTTGTTCAAAAAAAACTGAAAAATAAAAATGTGAAGAAGATTATTGATTTATATGCGAAAACTGATTACACAAAAAGTTTTGTAAAATTTAGGTTTTGGTTTGGACCACTCTATGAGGTAAATAATTTAACTCCAAAATTTGGAACTATTTTAGATATTGGTTCAGGTGAGGGAATACTTGCAAATTTTTTAGCTTTAAATAATGTAAAAAGAAAAGTAGTTGGTGTTGAAATAAATAAAGACAGAATAAAAGAAGCAAATAAAGGATTAAAAAATACAAAATTTATAGCAAAAAGCGCGTTTAGTGCAACACTTCCAAAAGCCGATGCAATTGTAGTAAGTCATGTGATGCACCATTTAGGAAGCATGAAACTTCAAGAGAAACTTCTGGATGTTGTTTACAAAAAGTTAAAGAAAAACGGGAAGTTTATCTTAGCTGAAGTTGATAGAGAATTTTCTTTAAGATATTTATTTGGTTTTTTTGCTGATACTGTTCCAATTCCTATTTTTTTCGAAAAAAAACTTTTTGATTTTAAGATTTATCACAGGAGTAAAAAGGATTGGACTAAACTTCTAAAAAAACATGGATTTAAAATAGTTTATCAAAAGAACACTGAAGATAGAGCTTACCCCGAGGTTATTTTTGTTGCTATAAAAAATGACTAA
- a CDS encoding NAD(P)/FAD-dependent oxidoreductase, with protein sequence MKIGIIGAGFTGLSAGYELSKKGHDVTIFEASKIPGGLATGFKNKKWKWELESHYHHLFKTDYEIQRLAKEVDHKIIFVRPKTSTFYKDVIMQIDSPLSLMKFKHLSLQSRIRTGTVLAYLKITNNWKPLEKITAKKFLIKTMGEDSWKVLWQPLLEKKFGQYSTQIPASWFWARVKSRTAVLGYPEGGFDKFAQKICQEIKKNKGEVLFEKKVLKILNKKKKIYIKIGGGERYAFDKVICTLPTNLFTKITSGLPDNYLRSAARFSGIGATNLVLVLSKSFLDDGTYWLNINEAKYPFLAIVEHTNFMNSKNYGKEKIIYIGNYLENNNKYFLMSDKELLKEYLPYLKKINKRFSKSWIKRIYLAKAFFAQPIIVKNYSKKVLPFKTPIKNLFLANIQQVYPWDRGTNYAVELGRRVAKEVLLND encoded by the coding sequence ATGAAAATTGGAATAATTGGCGCTGGATTTACTGGACTTTCCGCGGGATATGAGCTTTCTAAAAAAGGACATGATGTGACGATTTTTGAGGCTAGTAAAATTCCTGGTGGACTAGCAACTGGATTTAAAAATAAAAAATGGAAATGGGAATTAGAATCACATTACCATCATCTTTTTAAGACAGACTATGAAATACAGAGATTGGCAAAAGAAGTAGATCATAAAATAATTTTTGTTAGACCAAAAACTTCAACTTTTTATAAAGATGTCATAATGCAAATAGATTCTCCTTTGTCTTTAATGAAGTTTAAACATCTTAGTTTACAAAGTAGAATAAGAACTGGAACTGTTTTGGCGTATTTAAAAATTACAAATAATTGGAAGCCGTTAGAGAAAATTACAGCAAAAAAATTTTTAATTAAAACAATGGGGGAGGATTCTTGGAAAGTTTTATGGCAACCGCTTTTAGAAAAAAAATTTGGTCAATATTCCACTCAAATTCCAGCTTCTTGGTTTTGGGCTAGAGTGAAATCCCGTACAGCAGTTCTAGGTTATCCTGAGGGAGGTTTTGATAAATTTGCACAAAAAATATGTCAGGAAATTAAAAAAAATAAAGGAGAAGTTTTATTTGAGAAAAAAGTTTTAAAAATTCTTAATAAAAAGAAAAAAATTTATATAAAAATTGGAGGAGGAGAAAGATATGCATTCGATAAAGTCATATGTACTTTGCCAACTAATTTGTTTACAAAAATAACTTCTGGCTTACCAGATAACTATTTAAGATCCGCAGCAAGATTTAGTGGAATAGGCGCGACTAATTTAGTATTAGTTTTGAGTAAAAGTTTTTTAGATGATGGAACATATTGGTTGAATATTAATGAAGCAAAATATCCGTTTCTTGCAATTGTTGAGCATACAAATTTTATGAATAGTAAAAATTATGGTAAAGAAAAAATTATTTATATTGGCAATTATCTTGAAAATAATAATAAATATTTTCTTATGAGTGACAAAGAGCTTTTGAAAGAATATTTACCTTATTTGAAAAAAATTAATAAACGGTTTAGTAAATCATGGATAAAACGTATATATTTAGCAAAAGCTTTTTTTGCTCAACCGATCATTGTTAAGAATTATTCCAAAAAAGTATTACCTTTTAAGACTCCAATTAAAAATCTTTTCCTAGCAAATATTCAACAAGTTTATCCCTGGGATCGCGGAACAAATTATGCTGTAGAATTAGGAAGACGAGTTGCGAAGGAAGTTTTACTAAATGATTGA
- a CDS encoding glycosyltransferase family 2 protein, with amino-acid sequence MKPKVSIIIVNFNGGEVFENCLQSIKKLDYTNYETIVFDNGSRDGTQKYASLKSKKNIGFVGGNNEALKIAKGKYILLLNNDTLVKKDLLDVMVNKMESDETIGVIQPKIYLMDKKDYLDNAGSFWTNIGFLDHWGFNQKDSKEYDSEREIFSAKGACMMIRKDLIKKIGLFDEDYFAYFEESDFCFRVWIAGKRVVYFPKTSIQHKVGFTTKRSNVSFLNYLYYRNRIQCLIKNLEVKDLISVLSAHFFVSLGIAFVFLIRGSIENFFLVMRAIKWNFVNLNATLKKRKNVQNYRVYKDEEIFARVGHKVNWSKFFGDFKRIEKDLAK; translated from the coding sequence ATGAAACCAAAAGTCTCAATTATAATTGTCAATTTTAATGGAGGAGAAGTTTTTGAAAATTGTTTGCAAAGTATTAAAAAACTTGATTATACGAATTACGAAACAATTGTTTTTGATAATGGAAGTAGAGATGGAACGCAGAAGTATGCAAGTTTAAAATCAAAGAAAAATATTGGATTTGTAGGTGGAAATAATGAGGCACTAAAAATTGCAAAAGGAAAATATATACTGCTTCTCAATAACGACACTCTTGTGAAGAAAGATTTGTTAGATGTGATGGTTAATAAGATGGAAAGTGATGAAACAATTGGTGTAATTCAGCCAAAAATATATTTGATGGATAAAAAAGATTATCTAGATAACGCTGGAAGTTTTTGGACAAATATTGGTTTTTTGGATCATTGGGGATTTAATCAAAAAGATTCTAAAGAATATGATAGCGAACGCGAAATTTTTTCTGCTAAAGGAGCCTGTATGATGATTCGTAAGGATTTAATAAAAAAAATTGGATTGTTTGATGAAGATTATTTTGCATATTTTGAGGAAAGTGACTTTTGTTTTAGGGTGTGGATAGCAGGCAAACGAGTTGTTTATTTTCCGAAAACCTCAATACAACACAAAGTTGGCTTTACAACCAAAAGAAGTAATGTTAGTTTTTTGAACTATTTATATTATCGGAATCGTATACAATGTTTAATTAAAAATTTGGAAGTTAAAGATTTAATTTCTGTTTTATCGGCGCATTTTTTTGTTTCGCTAGGAATAGCATTTGTCTTTTTGATTAGAGGGAGCATCGAAAATTTTTTTCTTGTAATGAGAGCAATTAAATGGAATTTTGTTAATTTAAATGCTACTTTGAAAAAGAGAAAAAATGTGCAAAACTATCGTGTTTATAAAGATGAAGAAATATTTGCAAGAGTTGGCCATAAAGTTAATTGGAGTAAATTTTTTGGTGACTTCAAAAGAATTGAAAAGGATTTGGCAAAATAA